Proteins encoded within one genomic window of Saccharopolyspora pogona:
- a CDS encoding universal stress protein, whose product MGFDLSEPSRRAVRWAAREASDRRRPLLLVHVLTWPFDAHTTIEVPGEDGVLEPLQQILRRELDVLGEACRELDPELEVRSHLPFGDPAEVLSEIAEDAEVLVLGGPRIEVEMGVLGSTSAELLTRRTGTPVVVVRGSVEEPGTAPVVVGVDGSSASKLAIGFAYDFASRHGCDLVAVHAWSDLPLDPFARVKQWELPWSEVRGEAEEAVAESLAGWGEQYPDVDVRRTITPEKPAQALLREARGAGLLVVGSHGRGRIRRSLLGSVSHAVVNRAPCPVAVLRAR is encoded by the coding sequence GTGGGATTCGATTTGTCGGAGCCGTCCCGCCGGGCGGTTCGCTGGGCGGCGCGCGAGGCGTCCGATCGGCGTCGGCCCTTGTTGCTGGTGCACGTGCTCACGTGGCCGTTCGACGCGCACACCACGATCGAGGTGCCGGGCGAGGACGGTGTGCTGGAACCGCTGCAGCAGATCCTGCGGCGCGAGCTTGACGTGCTGGGTGAGGCCTGCCGGGAGCTCGACCCGGAGCTGGAGGTGCGCAGCCACCTGCCGTTCGGGGACCCGGCCGAGGTGCTCAGCGAGATTGCCGAGGACGCGGAGGTGCTGGTGCTCGGTGGGCCGCGGATCGAGGTGGAGATGGGGGTCCTCGGCTCGACCTCTGCGGAGCTGCTGACGCGACGCACCGGCACCCCGGTCGTGGTAGTCCGCGGCAGCGTCGAGGAGCCAGGGACGGCACCTGTGGTGGTCGGTGTCGACGGGTCGTCCGCCAGCAAGCTGGCCATCGGCTTCGCCTACGACTTCGCCTCCCGGCACGGCTGCGACCTGGTGGCCGTGCACGCCTGGAGCGACCTGCCGCTGGACCCCTTCGCCCGGGTCAAGCAGTGGGAGCTGCCGTGGAGCGAGGTGCGCGGCGAAGCCGAGGAAGCGGTCGCCGAATCCCTGGCCGGCTGGGGCGAGCAGTACCCCGACGTCGACGTGCGGCGCACGATCACCCCGGAAAAGCCCGCGCAAGCCTTGTTGCGCGAGGCGCGCGGGGCAGGGCTGCTGGTGGTCGGAAGTCACGGCCGGGGCCGCATTCGCCGGA
- a CDS encoding leishmanolysin-related zinc metalloendopeptidase, whose amino-acid sequence MAKSATRTRTVYTARADAGQAKAIAATESPFTIEVRFLGGLTEVQQAAFTQAADRWVRVIVGDLPEVEIDGDVIDDVLILAQGVNIDGPGRILGQAGPTHLRTAGAGASALLPAKGAMSFDTADPAKMEEAGTLDDVITHEMGHVVGVGGLLWSRNELLADEDSDNPTFTGRVAMREYGRLRDGQPRAVPVENTGGAGTRGSHWRETVFRNELMSGFIAAKNNRSVLALEGVDHVDCGDLRARGGHRRRVLDRPRRFRARPAQGVQRCPSGEQARAVPAQRRAHCGGRSTGNPGMAVGLE is encoded by the coding sequence ATGGCGAAAAGCGCGACACGTACTCGCACGGTTTACACCGCCCGTGCCGATGCGGGTCAAGCGAAGGCGATTGCCGCAACCGAGTCCCCGTTCACCATCGAGGTCCGGTTCCTCGGCGGGCTGACCGAGGTGCAACAGGCCGCGTTCACCCAGGCCGCGGACCGGTGGGTCCGCGTCATCGTGGGTGATCTGCCGGAGGTCGAAATCGATGGTGACGTCATCGACGACGTCCTCATCCTCGCTCAAGGCGTGAACATCGACGGTCCCGGCAGGATCCTTGGTCAGGCCGGCCCGACGCACCTCCGGACGGCCGGCGCAGGCGCTTCGGCGCTCCTGCCCGCGAAGGGGGCGATGTCGTTCGACACGGCTGACCCGGCGAAGATGGAAGAAGCGGGCACGCTCGATGACGTGATCACCCACGAGATGGGCCACGTGGTCGGCGTCGGCGGCCTGCTGTGGTCACGCAACGAACTGCTTGCCGACGAGGACAGCGACAACCCCACATTCACCGGCCGGGTCGCAATGCGGGAATACGGCCGGTTGCGTGACGGTCAACCGCGGGCTGTCCCGGTGGAGAACACAGGCGGAGCCGGCACTCGCGGCAGTCACTGGCGCGAGACCGTCTTCCGCAACGAACTCATGTCGGGATTCATCGCGGCGAAGAACAACCGGTCGGTGCTCGCCCTCGAAGGGGTGGATCACGTTGACTGCGGCGATCTTCGGGCTCGTGGGGGTCATCGTCGGCGGGTTCTTGACCGGCCTCGTCGATTTCGTGCTCGACCTGCGCAGGGAGTGCAACGCTGCCCGAGCGGCGAGCAAGCTCGTGCGGTCCCAGCTCAAAGACGCGCGCACTGCGGTGGTCGTAGCACTGGAAACCCGGGAATGGCCGTTGGGCTGGAATGA
- a CDS encoding glycoside hydrolase family 65 protein: MNPWQLDFRDFDPDDEGRREALCTLGNGYFATRGAAPESRADGVHYPGTYVAGCYDRLTTTIAGQEVENESLVNMPNWLPLTFRIDEGAWFDPVQVQLLDHEQELDLERGILVRRLRFRDERARTTRVVQRRFVHMSRPHLAGLETTLVAEDWSGPMTFRCGIDGRVTNCGVERYRDLAGRHLVDHQSFEVAPNIAVLYARTSQSRIRVAEAARFRVFVAGELLDPGPSLVRQDDLIAHDIALDVEQNAEVRVEKIVSLHTSLDRAGTEPVTEAVDDVRDAAGFDDLARSHSLAWAHLHGKFHCGLSRSAPARRAVHLHLFHLLQTTSPNTVDLDAGVPARGLHGEAYRGHIFWDELFVLPTLDLRLPQLARALLLYRYRRLQQARKAARDAGFSGAMFPWQSGSNGREETQRLHLNPRSGRWLPDHTHLQRHIGLAIAHNVWHYHRASGDEEFFVDFGAEMILEIARFFGSLTQYDRSRDRYVIRGVVGPDEYHTAYPGWDRPGIDNNAYTNIMTAWLCRTAVHVLRELPDQRRGELVDALEIRHAEIDRWKRISQRMFVPFHGDGIISQFDGYDRLAELDWDAYRQRYGDIQRLDRILEAENDDPNRYQASKQADVLMLFYLLSAEELGEILGRLGYPMPSIPGNIEYYLKRTSHGSTLSAVVHAWVLARSRRHRALEFFDDVLASDIHDTQHGTTAEGIHLAAMAGSIDLLQRCFAGIEIRDGALHLNPLWPSELGPLELSIRYQGQPVTIKVTGRTATIRTRPGRKRAPITCTCGTRTVCLGPGETARFSLEHPIRGADPTSFA, translated from the coding sequence ATGAACCCGTGGCAACTCGACTTCCGCGACTTCGACCCGGACGACGAAGGTCGCCGGGAGGCCTTGTGCACCTTGGGAAACGGGTACTTCGCCACCCGAGGAGCAGCGCCGGAGTCCCGCGCCGACGGGGTGCACTACCCCGGCACCTACGTCGCGGGCTGCTACGACCGGCTCACCACGACCATCGCCGGTCAGGAAGTGGAGAACGAGTCGCTGGTCAACATGCCGAACTGGCTGCCGCTGACCTTCCGCATCGACGAAGGCGCGTGGTTCGACCCGGTGCAGGTACAGCTGCTCGACCACGAGCAGGAACTCGACCTCGAACGCGGCATCCTGGTCCGCCGGTTGCGCTTCCGCGACGAGCGGGCGCGTACGACCAGGGTCGTGCAGCGCAGGTTCGTGCACATGTCCCGGCCGCACCTCGCCGGACTGGAAACCACCCTCGTCGCCGAAGACTGGTCGGGCCCGATGACGTTCCGCTGCGGCATCGACGGCCGGGTGACCAACTGCGGTGTCGAGCGCTACCGAGACCTCGCCGGAAGGCACCTCGTCGACCATCAGTCCTTCGAAGTCGCGCCGAACATCGCCGTCCTGTACGCGCGAACGTCCCAGTCCCGCATCCGCGTCGCCGAAGCCGCGCGGTTCCGGGTGTTCGTGGCGGGTGAGCTCCTTGACCCCGGCCCGTCCCTGGTCCGGCAGGACGACCTGATCGCCCACGACATCGCGCTGGACGTCGAGCAGAACGCCGAAGTGCGGGTGGAGAAGATCGTCTCGCTGCACACCTCGCTGGACCGCGCCGGCACCGAACCGGTCACCGAGGCCGTCGACGACGTGCGCGATGCCGCCGGGTTCGACGATCTGGCCCGATCACACAGCCTGGCGTGGGCGCACCTGCACGGAAAATTCCACTGTGGACTATCGAGGAGCGCGCCCGCGCGGCGGGCGGTGCACCTGCACCTGTTCCACCTGCTGCAGACCACCTCGCCGAACACCGTCGACCTCGACGCCGGTGTCCCCGCTCGCGGATTGCACGGCGAGGCCTACCGCGGCCACATCTTCTGGGACGAGCTGTTCGTGCTGCCGACCCTCGACCTGCGCCTCCCGCAGCTGGCCCGCGCCCTGCTGCTGTACCGCTACCGCCGGCTGCAACAGGCGCGGAAAGCCGCCCGCGACGCGGGCTTCTCCGGCGCGATGTTCCCCTGGCAAAGCGGCAGCAACGGCCGTGAGGAAACCCAACGCCTGCACCTCAACCCCCGCTCGGGCCGCTGGCTGCCCGACCACACGCACCTGCAGCGGCACATCGGGCTCGCCATCGCCCACAACGTCTGGCACTACCACCGAGCCAGCGGGGACGAGGAGTTCTTCGTCGACTTCGGCGCGGAGATGATCCTGGAGATCGCCCGGTTCTTCGGCTCGCTCACCCAGTACGACCGCAGCCGGGACCGCTACGTCATCCGCGGCGTCGTCGGCCCGGACGAGTACCACACCGCATACCCCGGGTGGGACCGGCCGGGAATCGACAACAACGCCTACACCAACATCATGACCGCCTGGCTGTGCCGGACCGCCGTGCACGTCCTCCGCGAACTGCCCGACCAGCGGCGCGGAGAACTCGTCGACGCGCTGGAGATCCGCCACGCCGAGATCGACCGCTGGAAGCGGATCTCGCAACGCATGTTCGTCCCGTTCCACGGCGACGGCATCATCAGCCAGTTCGACGGCTACGACCGGCTCGCCGAACTCGACTGGGACGCCTACCGGCAGCGCTACGGCGACATCCAGCGCCTGGACCGCATCCTGGAGGCTGAGAACGACGATCCGAACCGCTACCAGGCGTCCAAGCAGGCGGACGTGCTGATGTTGTTCTACCTGCTGTCGGCCGAAGAACTCGGGGAGATCCTGGGCAGGCTCGGCTACCCGATGCCCAGCATTCCCGGCAACATCGAGTACTACCTCAAGCGCACCAGCCACGGATCCACCCTCAGCGCCGTCGTGCACGCCTGGGTGCTGGCCCGCAGCCGGCGGCACCGAGCACTGGAGTTCTTCGACGACGTGCTGGCCAGCGACATCCACGACACCCAGCACGGCACCACCGCCGAAGGCATCCACCTCGCCGCCATGGCAGGCAGCATCGACCTCCTGCAACGCTGCTTCGCCGGTATCGAAATCCGCGACGGGGCACTGCACCTCAACCCGCTGTGGCCGAGCGAACTGGGGCCGCTGGAACTCTCCATCCGCTACCAGGGGCAGCCGGTCACCATCAAGGTCACCGGCCGCACCGCCACCATCCGCACCAGACCGGGGCGGAAGCGAGCCCCCATCACCTGCACCTGCGGCACCCGCACGGTCTGCCTGGGTCCAGGCGAAACCGCCCGCTTCTCGCTGGAACACCCCATCCGCGGCGCAGACCCGACGAGTTTCGCCTGA
- a CDS encoding CDP-diacylglycerol diphosphatase: MSANENAGNLARRQFLKLSGAAGAAAVLVGSAAAAGTNLPAAGAQTDPCGAYGDTGIKLWDHAKACGEAQRDPTHHPMPSYCKGTNAYDVVLDGADPPGTHNFLLVPTSRLKGIECSKIRFGRNFWQDAWDQAQPGGVAPVTYSGGQIGLGINAAQDTAGKPVRDQDQLHIHMAGISTKVLDQLNKAGIKNDVNGWAASRVKLEFNGDTRYYRALQVTNLNQNLFALMFDNVARPTREDIAIQMMIVTQSPHGFYVLTSNSGLTGAEHGIGGTSSCDRLLVYT, from the coding sequence ATGAGCGCGAACGAGAACGCCGGGAACTTAGCTCGACGCCAATTCCTGAAGCTCTCCGGCGCCGCCGGAGCCGCCGCGGTTCTGGTCGGTTCCGCTGCGGCGGCCGGGACGAACCTGCCCGCAGCCGGCGCCCAGACCGACCCGTGCGGCGCCTACGGCGACACCGGGATCAAACTCTGGGACCACGCCAAGGCATGCGGGGAAGCCCAGCGCGACCCCACGCACCACCCCATGCCCAGCTACTGCAAGGGGACGAACGCGTACGACGTCGTGCTCGACGGTGCGGACCCACCTGGAACCCACAACTTCTTGCTAGTTCCCACCAGTCGCCTCAAGGGCATCGAGTGTTCGAAGATCAGGTTCGGGAGAAATTTCTGGCAAGACGCGTGGGACCAAGCTCAACCAGGTGGAGTCGCCCCGGTGACCTACAGCGGCGGGCAAATCGGTCTGGGTATCAACGCGGCCCAGGACACGGCCGGCAAACCCGTTCGAGACCAGGACCAACTGCACATCCACATGGCCGGCATCTCGACGAAGGTGCTCGACCAGTTGAACAAGGCGGGCATCAAGAACGATGTGAACGGCTGGGCGGCATCGCGCGTGAAACTCGAGTTCAACGGCGACACGCGTTACTACCGAGCGCTCCAGGTCACGAACTTGAACCAGAACCTCTTCGCGCTCATGTTCGACAACGTTGCGCGCCCGACACGCGAAGACATCGCGATCCAGATGATGATCGTGACGCAAAGCCCGCACGGATTCTACGTGCTGACCAGCAATTCCGGCTTGACCGGCGCCGAACATGGAATCGGCGGGACGAGCAGTTGCGACCGCTTGCTCGTGTACACCTGA
- a CDS encoding YncE family protein, giving the protein MRAAHGAPRRRARWTLSSTGVFVAALVVALAAACSPPPPPPPPTAVALPLRAVGEVQLPGSSSRFDYASLDSERGLLFAAHLGAGEVVEVDVRAHRVVRVIPNVPQVHGVLVVPALHRVYATATGSNAMVTIDEETGQVINQTPTGAYPDGLAFDPRRNAVWTTDERGGSETVIDASSGTARGTVALGGEVGNVAYDPVADQMLVDVQAHDELAIIDPTKLTVTRTIPLHGCDHDHGLALAPPQRLAFAACDGNDELLTVDIDTGAVAATTPVGHQPDVLAYDPSAQRLYVAAESGWLTVLDQHDHELEVRGSGHLADNAHVVTVDPTTHRSYFPVPSGTSGHPALLEREPVG; this is encoded by the coding sequence ATGCGAGCAGCTCACGGCGCCCCACGGCGGCGCGCACGTTGGACGCTGTCGTCGACCGGGGTCTTCGTCGCGGCGTTGGTGGTAGCACTGGCCGCGGCCTGTTCACCGCCACCACCACCGCCACCGCCGACGGCGGTTGCCCTGCCGCTGCGTGCCGTGGGCGAGGTGCAGCTACCCGGGAGCAGCTCGCGATTCGACTACGCCAGCCTGGATTCGGAACGCGGACTGCTCTTCGCGGCGCATCTCGGAGCCGGTGAGGTCGTCGAGGTCGACGTTCGCGCGCACCGTGTGGTGCGTGTGATCCCGAACGTGCCGCAAGTGCACGGTGTGCTCGTCGTTCCCGCGCTTCACCGGGTGTACGCCACGGCAACCGGCAGCAACGCGATGGTCACGATCGACGAGGAAACCGGTCAGGTGATCAACCAGACCCCGACCGGCGCGTACCCCGACGGCTTGGCGTTCGACCCGCGCAGAAACGCCGTGTGGACCACCGACGAACGCGGTGGTTCGGAGACCGTCATCGACGCCTCCAGCGGCACCGCACGAGGCACCGTCGCTCTGGGCGGGGAGGTCGGCAACGTCGCATACGACCCGGTCGCAGATCAGATGCTGGTGGACGTCCAAGCCCACGACGAGCTGGCCATCATCGACCCCACCAAGCTCACCGTCACCAGAACGATCCCGCTGCACGGCTGCGACCACGACCACGGGCTGGCGCTGGCCCCACCGCAACGACTGGCGTTCGCAGCCTGCGACGGCAACGACGAGCTGCTGACCGTCGACATCGACACCGGTGCGGTCGCCGCGACCACACCGGTCGGCCACCAACCCGACGTCCTCGCCTACGACCCGAGCGCGCAGCGGCTGTACGTTGCAGCCGAAAGCGGCTGGCTGACGGTGCTGGACCAGCACGACCACGAGCTGGAGGTGAGGGGCTCGGGCCATCTCGCCGACAACGCGCACGTGGTCACCGTGGACCCCACCACACACCGCAGCTATTTTCCCGTGCCCAGCGGAACCAGCGGCCACCCGGCCCTGCTGGAACGAGAACCCGTCGGCTGA
- a CDS encoding LysM peptidoglycan-binding domain-containing protein, translating into MTNCNTYTVQKGDTLSEIGEWFHVPWQELQRINNIENANLIFPGQALRLSTSSNVCKTYTVQDGDTLSEIGERNHVKWQRLGYYNHIANPNIIQIGQTICIPHPQGPSAV; encoded by the coding sequence ATGACGAACTGCAACACTTACACGGTGCAGAAGGGCGACACGCTCTCCGAGATCGGCGAATGGTTCCACGTCCCTTGGCAGGAACTCCAGCGCATTAACAACATAGAGAACGCGAACCTCATCTTCCCCGGTCAAGCTCTGCGCCTGTCGACGAGCTCGAACGTGTGCAAGACCTACACCGTGCAGGATGGGGACACGCTCTCCGAGATCGGCGAGCGGAACCACGTGAAATGGCAGCGCCTGGGGTACTACAACCACATCGCCAACCCGAACATCATCCAGATTGGACAGACGATCTGCATTCCGCACCCGCAAGGCCCATCGGCGGTGTAG
- a CDS encoding DUF1259 domain-containing protein: MSDALGRTGKLSDNNTVYRVALTRSDLSVVSSGVAIKPGLSLGGYATFTRYDDTTMLTGDLVATETELPKVTDALQARGIEQTALHKHLLEQSPPVWWAHIHGMGDPAHLAQGVRAALDATAIPPAAAAPAQQPAIDLDTAGIDNALGRKGSADGGIYKFTIARNDAVQDSGHVVPPGTGVNTALNFQPVGGGRAAINGDFVVTAPEVQNVIQALRRGGITVVELHNHSLTDEPRLFYMHFWAVDNAVALAKALRTAVDATNAKPAQ, encoded by the coding sequence GTGTCCGATGCGTTGGGCCGCACCGGCAAGCTCAGCGACAACAACACCGTTTACCGCGTGGCCCTCACCCGCTCGGACCTGAGCGTCGTCTCTTCAGGCGTCGCGATCAAGCCCGGGCTGTCCCTGGGCGGTTACGCCACCTTCACCAGGTACGACGACACCACGATGCTCACGGGCGACCTCGTGGCCACCGAGACGGAACTGCCCAAGGTCACCGATGCCTTGCAGGCACGCGGAATCGAGCAAACAGCGCTGCACAAACACCTGCTGGAGCAGTCGCCACCGGTGTGGTGGGCCCACATCCACGGCATGGGCGACCCCGCACACCTCGCCCAGGGCGTGCGAGCAGCGCTGGACGCCACCGCGATCCCACCCGCTGCCGCTGCACCGGCTCAGCAGCCTGCGATCGATTTGGACACTGCCGGGATCGACAACGCCCTGGGACGCAAGGGAAGCGCTGACGGAGGTATCTACAAGTTCACCATCGCCCGCAACGACGCCGTCCAGGACAGCGGGCACGTCGTCCCGCCGGGCACCGGGGTCAACACCGCGCTGAACTTCCAGCCCGTGGGCGGCGGTAGGGCCGCGATCAACGGTGACTTCGTCGTGACCGCTCCCGAAGTCCAGAACGTGATCCAGGCGCTTCGCAGGGGCGGAATCACCGTGGTCGAACTGCACAACCACAGCCTGACCGACGAGCCCCGGCTGTTCTACATGCATTTCTGGGCCGTCGACAACGCCGTGGCACTCGCCAAAGCACTGCGGACGGCAGTCGACGCCACCAACGCCAAGCCGGCACAGTAG
- a CDS encoding ATP-binding protein, whose protein sequence is MMIRRWPIRWRLTAAFTLTMAVVLAGAGAGTVANTRSSLDESITEALRYQLRDVQAAAETTSPTLPNAPGSAAQVLEGGRIVASSREAADHVLLSPSELATAQRGPLLTERPNAGSLRGPVRIAAAPAAGDSRVAVAAVSLADRDAAVADLAGELAVFLPLVLVAAAVGAYLLALGSLWPVERMRARAATITAEDPEQRLPLSTSRDEISRLGTTLNDMLDRLHEALARERRFVADASHEMRTPLSLLTTELELALQRPRTTDELKAALRSALEETERLSRLAQDLLLLARADECAGPVRRGTVELHGLLGTTVDRYRNAPGGHEITLECEPGVAVLANRNDLDRAVCNLLDNALQHGAPPITVRATGTADVAVTIEVRDHGPGIDPAFLPRAFDRFTRADNARTAGGTGLGLAITAALTRRNGGRATAANADDGGARFILTFCTAFSA, encoded by the coding sequence ATGATGATCAGGCGCTGGCCGATCCGGTGGCGGCTGACAGCCGCGTTCACGCTGACGATGGCCGTGGTCCTCGCTGGCGCTGGAGCCGGCACCGTGGCGAATACGCGATCATCCCTCGACGAATCGATCACGGAGGCTCTGCGGTACCAGCTGCGCGACGTCCAGGCCGCGGCCGAAACCACCTCGCCTACGTTGCCGAACGCCCCGGGTTCGGCCGCCCAGGTCCTGGAAGGCGGGCGGATCGTCGCCAGCTCGCGCGAGGCGGCAGATCACGTGCTCCTGAGCCCTTCCGAGCTGGCCACGGCTCAGCGAGGCCCGCTGCTCACCGAGCGCCCCAACGCCGGATCGTTGCGCGGACCGGTTCGGATCGCTGCCGCCCCAGCTGCCGGCGACTCGCGGGTCGCGGTGGCGGCGGTGAGCCTCGCCGATCGGGACGCGGCCGTCGCGGATTTGGCAGGGGAATTGGCGGTTTTCCTGCCGCTGGTACTGGTGGCCGCTGCCGTCGGGGCCTACCTGCTGGCCTTGGGGTCGCTGTGGCCCGTGGAACGCATGCGTGCGCGAGCCGCCACGATCACCGCCGAAGACCCCGAGCAACGGCTACCCCTGTCGACAAGCCGCGATGAGATCTCCCGGCTGGGTACAACCCTCAACGACATGCTCGACCGCCTGCACGAGGCGCTGGCCCGCGAGCGACGGTTCGTCGCCGACGCCAGCCACGAAATGCGCACCCCGCTGAGCCTGCTGACCACGGAACTCGAACTCGCCCTCCAACGACCGCGCACCACCGACGAGCTCAAAGCAGCGCTGCGCTCCGCCCTGGAGGAGACTGAACGCCTTTCCCGGTTGGCTCAAGACCTCCTCCTGCTCGCCCGCGCCGACGAGTGCGCCGGCCCGGTTCGACGCGGCACCGTGGAACTGCACGGGCTGCTTGGAACCACCGTGGACCGGTACCGCAACGCCCCCGGCGGGCATGAGATCACCTTGGAATGCGAGCCCGGCGTGGCCGTTCTGGCCAACCGCAACGACCTCGACCGGGCTGTGTGCAACCTGCTCGACAACGCCCTCCAGCACGGAGCCCCGCCCATCACCGTCCGCGCGACTGGAACCGCCGACGTCGCGGTGACCATCGAAGTCCGCGACCACGGCCCCGGAATCGACCCGGCATTCCTGCCCCGGGCATTCGACCGCTTCACCCGAGCCGACAACGCCCGCACTGCCGGAGGCACCGGCCTGGGCCTGGCGATCACAGCGGCCCTGACCCGCCGCAACGGCGGCCGGGCCACTGCCGCCAACGCCGACGACGGCGGAGCCAGGTTCATCCTCACTTTCTGCACGGCCTTCTCCGCGTAG
- a CDS encoding response regulator transcription factor: protein MRVLVVEDEPKMAGLLCRGLVEEGYAVDVAADGPEGYGAAVSRSYDAVVLDVMLPGLSGFEVCRRLRDEGMWVPVLMLTARDAVGDRITGLDSGADDYLTKPFHLRELFARLRALTRRGPSPRPTVLTAGDLRVEPASRRCWRGGCEVGLTAKEYALLEAFLRQPGMVLTREVLLEHCWDFAYESRSNVVDVHIRALREKIDRRFGVVSLETVRGAGYRLRADGGRQRARR, encoded by the coding sequence GTGCGGGTGCTGGTCGTCGAGGACGAGCCGAAGATGGCGGGGCTACTGTGCCGAGGGCTGGTCGAGGAAGGCTACGCGGTCGATGTCGCCGCCGATGGCCCGGAGGGCTACGGCGCGGCGGTGAGCCGCAGCTACGACGCCGTGGTCCTGGACGTGATGCTGCCGGGGCTGTCCGGGTTCGAGGTGTGCCGGCGGCTGCGCGACGAGGGCATGTGGGTGCCGGTGCTGATGCTCACCGCGCGTGACGCTGTCGGCGACCGCATCACCGGGCTCGACAGCGGGGCCGATGACTATCTCACGAAGCCGTTCCACTTGCGGGAGTTGTTCGCTCGGCTGCGGGCGCTGACCCGGAGAGGCCCTTCGCCGCGGCCCACCGTCCTCACCGCGGGTGACCTGCGCGTGGAACCCGCCAGTCGACGGTGCTGGCGAGGCGGTTGCGAGGTGGGGCTGACCGCCAAGGAGTACGCGCTGCTGGAGGCGTTCCTCCGGCAGCCCGGCATGGTCCTGACCCGCGAGGTGCTGCTGGAGCACTGCTGGGACTTCGCCTACGAGTCGCGCTCCAACGTGGTCGATGTCCACATCCGAGCCCTGCGCGAGAAGATCGACCGGCGCTTCGGCGTCGTCTCGCTGGAAACGGTGCGCGGAGCCGGCTACCGGTTGCGTGCCGATGGCGGCCGTCAGCGCGCGAGGCGATGA
- the otsB gene encoding trehalose-phosphatase gives MSTTNIDPRRYRAVLFDMDGMIADTASASALLFDDAVPLVAALRSQGVRTAVISASRNCTQVLEQAGAGQLFDVRVDGVLADELGLPGKPDPAVFLEAARRLDTPPWASVVVEDAQGGLEAARTGGFGLIIGVARTGPPSRLLEAGADVVVPALTDVSVAASSERRLSEVPDGLGRWGEIADRLRGHRPVVLLDFDGTLAPIRSDPTKVTMPVKTREVLQRLVLRCPVAILSGRDLQDVRSRIRIDGLWCAGSHGFELASPGDVSIALPAGESALPDLEEAERRLSDELELVAGARVDRKHFALAVHYRNVAPDAVDQVISTVDSVGRAFPALRTAHGRRVVELLPNIDWNKGRALRWVLDRMGLLGPDVVPVFAGDDYTDEDALREVHDDGIGIVVRSAEHGDRLTWAHYSVDDPLSLTALLARFASSPGSA, from the coding sequence ATGTCCACCACGAACATCGATCCCCGTCGCTACCGCGCGGTGCTGTTCGACATGGACGGGATGATCGCAGACACCGCCTCGGCGAGCGCGCTGCTGTTCGACGACGCGGTCCCGTTGGTCGCCGCGTTGCGCAGCCAAGGCGTCCGGACCGCGGTCATCTCCGCCAGCCGCAATTGCACCCAGGTCCTGGAACAGGCCGGAGCAGGACAGCTGTTCGACGTCCGGGTGGACGGTGTGCTCGCCGATGAGCTGGGGTTGCCCGGCAAGCCCGATCCCGCGGTGTTCCTCGAAGCCGCGCGTCGGCTCGACACGCCGCCCTGGGCGTCCGTGGTCGTCGAAGACGCCCAGGGCGGGTTGGAGGCCGCCAGAACGGGTGGTTTCGGCCTCATCATCGGGGTTGCCCGGACCGGCCCGCCGAGCCGGCTGCTGGAGGCCGGGGCCGACGTGGTCGTACCAGCGCTCACCGACGTTTCCGTCGCGGCGTCCAGCGAGCGGCGGCTGTCCGAGGTCCCCGACGGCCTCGGCCGCTGGGGCGAGATCGCCGACCGCCTCCGAGGTCACCGACCTGTGGTTCTGCTGGACTTCGACGGCACCCTCGCGCCGATCCGGAGCGACCCGACCAAGGTCACCATGCCGGTGAAGACGCGGGAGGTCCTGCAGCGGCTCGTCCTGCGCTGCCCGGTGGCGATCCTCAGCGGCCGAGACCTGCAGGACGTGCGCAGCAGGATCCGCATCGACGGCCTGTGGTGCGCGGGAAGCCACGGATTCGAGCTGGCCAGCCCGGGCGACGTGTCGATTGCACTGCCGGCCGGTGAGTCCGCGCTGCCCGATCTCGAAGAGGCCGAACGGCGGCTGTCCGATGAGCTGGAACTCGTCGCAGGCGCCCGGGTCGACCGGAAACACTTCGCCCTCGCGGTGCACTACCGCAACGTCGCGCCGGACGCCGTCGACCAAGTGATATCCACTGTGGACAGCGTCGGTCGCGCTTTCCCCGCGCTTCGCACGGCGCACGGCCGGCGAGTGGTCGAGTTGCTGCCGAACATCGACTGGAACAAGGGCCGGGCGCTGCGGTGGGTCCTGGACCGCATGGGCCTCTTGGGTCCCGACGTCGTTCCCGTCTTCGCCGGAGACGACTACACCGACGAAGACGCGCTGCGCGAGGTCCACGACGACGGGATCGGAATCGTGGTGCGCAGCGCAGAACACGGCGATCGCCTGACCTGGGCCCACTACTCCGTCGACGACCCGCTCTCGCTGACCGCGTTGCTCGCCCGCTTCGCGTCGTCACCGGGGAGCGCATGA